The following proteins come from a genomic window of Limnohabitans sp. 103DPR2:
- a CDS encoding SOS response-associated peptidase, which yields MCTNFTPIQKPQWVKDAFGVDVPAGYPSEAYPGFEAPVVVQSHQTSRVACGLAKFGLIPAWAKDDKISRHTYNARSETAAEKPSYRAAWRNRQYGLVLVENFYEPSYESGRAVRWKIGLASGDPFGIACLWDRWTDPTSGELVVSFSMLTVNADAHPVMKQFHKQGDEKRTPVIIPPNLHSSWLASSTESAANLMSWQHMPPLLAEPAPVKRL from the coding sequence ATGTGCACCAATTTCACACCCATTCAGAAACCCCAATGGGTCAAGGATGCTTTTGGTGTCGATGTGCCGGCTGGGTACCCAAGTGAGGCCTATCCTGGCTTTGAAGCCCCCGTCGTTGTGCAGAGTCATCAAACATCTAGAGTGGCTTGTGGGTTGGCCAAATTCGGTTTAATACCCGCTTGGGCAAAAGACGACAAAATAAGCCGCCATACCTACAACGCACGTAGCGAAACAGCAGCCGAAAAGCCCAGTTACCGAGCTGCGTGGCGAAATCGCCAATACGGCTTGGTACTGGTTGAAAATTTCTATGAGCCCAGTTACGAATCGGGTAGGGCAGTGCGTTGGAAGATTGGTTTGGCCTCGGGCGATCCGTTTGGCATCGCATGTTTGTGGGACCGATGGACAGATCCCACTTCTGGTGAATTGGTGGTGAGTTTTTCGATGCTCACGGTCAATGCCGATGCGCACCCTGTGATGAAGCAGTTTCACAAGCAAGGTGATGAAAAGAGAACGCCTGTGATCATTCCGCCGAATCTGCACAGTTCTTGGCTAGCCTCCTCCACAGAAAGCGCGGCAAATTTGATGTCATGGCAGCACATGCCGCCACTGCTTGCAGAGCCTGCACCTGTCAAACGACTTTAA
- a CDS encoding group II truncated hemoglobin, producing MEKSITPYELIGGEPAVKKLVHRFYELMEELPEAYAVRQLHPESLAGSEEMLFEYLSGWLGGPNLYIAKKGHPRLRMRHAPYNIGARERDEWMLCMTQALTEQVGDEEFRQALLNQFSELASHMINSH from the coding sequence TTGGAAAAATCAATCACCCCTTACGAACTGATCGGCGGCGAGCCTGCTGTCAAAAAACTGGTCCATCGCTTCTACGAGTTGATGGAAGAGTTGCCGGAAGCCTATGCTGTTCGTCAGCTTCACCCTGAAAGTTTGGCAGGCAGCGAAGAAATGCTCTTTGAGTATTTGTCGGGCTGGCTAGGTGGGCCCAACCTGTACATCGCAAAGAAGGGGCATCCACGACTGCGCATGCGTCATGCGCCTTACAACATTGGCGCTAGAGAACGCGATGAGTGGATGCTGTGCATGACACAAGCTTTAACCGAACAAGTCGGCGATGAAGAATTTCGGCAAGCTTTGCTGAACCAGTTTAGCGAGCTGGCCAGTCACATGATCAATTCACATTGA
- a CDS encoding rubredoxin, with protein MSNINFKTYICIVCGFVYDEAEGRTEDGIAPGTLWADVPEDWTCPDCGVAKADFEVVVI; from the coding sequence ATGAGCAACATCAATTTCAAAACCTATATCTGCATCGTTTGCGGCTTTGTCTATGACGAAGCCGAAGGTCGGACCGAAGATGGCATTGCACCTGGTACTTTGTGGGCCGATGTTCCAGAAGACTGGACATGCCCGGATTGTGGTGTTGCCAAAGCTGACTTTGAGGTTGTCGTTATCTGA
- the arsB gene encoding ACR3 family arsenite efflux transporter has translation MTQDKTVAPMSVFERYLTVWVFLCILAGIALGQFFPQVFQAIGSMEIAQVNLPVGLLIWVMIIPMLVKVDFAALHEVRKHIKGIGVTLFVNWLVKPFSMALLGWLFIRHWFAPLLPPDQIDSYIAGLILLAAAPCTAMVFVWSRLTGGDPLFTLSQVALNDSIMVIAFAPLVAFLLGISAITVPWDTLLASVVLYIIIPVALAQWLRKILLSKAQQVFDDVMAKIGPWSIAALLATLVLLFAFQGEAILKQPLIIGLLAVPILIQVFFNAGLAYWLNRAVGEKHNIACPSALIGASNFFELAVAAAISLFGFNSGAALATVVGVLIEVPVMLLVVYVVNNSKNWYEKSNEANH, from the coding sequence ATGACACAAGACAAAACAGTTGCACCAATGAGTGTTTTTGAGCGATACCTGACGGTATGGGTTTTTCTGTGCATCCTGGCTGGTATTGCACTGGGACAATTTTTCCCGCAGGTTTTCCAAGCCATTGGCAGCATGGAAATCGCCCAAGTTAATTTACCGGTCGGTTTGCTCATTTGGGTCATGATCATTCCCATGCTGGTGAAAGTAGACTTTGCTGCCTTGCATGAAGTTCGCAAGCACATCAAGGGCATTGGCGTTACCTTGTTTGTGAATTGGTTGGTCAAGCCGTTCTCAATGGCCTTGTTGGGTTGGTTGTTCATTCGGCATTGGTTTGCACCTTTGCTTCCACCAGATCAAATTGACAGTTACATTGCTGGCTTGATTTTGTTGGCGGCCGCACCTTGTACAGCCATGGTGTTTGTGTGGAGCCGGCTCACAGGCGGTGACCCCTTGTTTACCTTGTCGCAAGTGGCGCTGAACGACAGCATCATGGTGATTGCCTTTGCACCCTTGGTCGCTTTTTTGCTAGGCATTTCGGCCATCACTGTTCCTTGGGATACTTTGCTTGCCTCAGTTGTTTTGTACATCATCATTCCCGTTGCCCTGGCGCAATGGCTTCGGAAAATTTTGTTGTCTAAGGCTCAGCAAGTCTTTGATGATGTGATGGCGAAAATAGGACCCTGGTCTATTGCAGCCTTGCTTGCAACCCTGGTACTGCTGTTTGCATTTCAGGGTGAAGCCATATTGAAACAGCCTTTGATCATTGGACTTTTGGCCGTCCCCATTTTGATTCAAGTGTTTTTCAATGCGGGGCTGGCCTATTGGTTAAATCGTGCTGTTGGCGAGAAGCACAACATAGCGTGCCCGTCAGCACTGATTGGAGCTTCTAATTTCTTTGAGTTGGCTGTGGCTGCTGCCATCAGTTTGTTTGGCTTTAATTCTGGTGCGGCACTGGCCACTGTGGTGGGGGTACTGATTGAAGTACCGGTGATGTTGCTGGTGGTTTACGTCGTGAACAACTCAAAAAATTGGTACGAGAAGTCCAACGAAGCCAATCATTAA